Part of the Rhizobium viscosum genome is shown below.
GAACCGGCGGACGAAGGAAAACGCCCACGCCAAACAGCTGGCTCGTTCGCTTGGCTTCGGCATGGTAGAAGTGGGCTGGACGCCGACGGTCGACAACTATCTCGGCCGCGTGACCAAGGCGCATATCCTGCAGGCAGTCCGCGAGGCGAAGGGCGAACAGTCGGTGCAACTGATCGATCATCTGAAGAAGCCCGACATGGCGCGCGAAGCAGCCCGGCTGCTGGAAGGCAGCGGATGGCTGCCCGAAGTGCTACGGCTCCCGGCCGGCCAAACCGCCGCTATCGAAGACAACGTCGCCGAGAGCGCCGATGTCGATCTGCCAACCTTCCTGACGGAAGCTGAGGAAGCCGGAGAAGCGGCTGCCGATCCGAGCGATGACGGCGGCGAGCATCTCGACGCCGCCGAATAATCGCCCAAACCTTCGTTCGCGGAAGCCCGGATGCTGCGCCGGGCTTCTCTGTTTTCAGGGAGCGCCGTCAGGCCTGCTCACACGATTGAAACGACTTATAGCCTGCTGACATTGCAACGACCCGCCGTCTGCATCTGTCTTTCGGCGCACGCCGGAAAAGGGGCTGTTACGGTTAGCCGGAAAGGGAAGAGCGGGGCTGGGGAGAGGGGCGAGGCCGGGTCGCGGAGAGAGGGCTGCCCGACCTCAACCCTTTGCCTCTCTGGAGAAAGATCAATGTCGATATCCGAAGTTCCTCCCCAAACCGCCTCCATCGTCCCTGACGAGCGCCGCCTGGAATTCCTGCCGACCTTGTTCGGGCGCTCTTTGGTGATGATCGGCGAAAACGCAGTCTATAGTCTCATGGAGCGTCTCAGCCCCCTCGATTATGGTGGCGGTTTCTGGGATTTCTACGAGCTTGAGGGCAAGCCGCTGTTTCTTGCCCCCAGATCCAAAACCCGGTTGCGCATCACCGGCGAGATCACCGGGTTTCAGGGGGAGGTCTCGGCGGAGGCTGCCGGAATCATCGCCACGCTTTTTGCCTTCTCGCATCTCTCTTTCCAGCATCAATCCGAGCATCTCTCGGAAGGCTATGGCCGCCTCTATACCTATTCGGCTGACCACCCCGAAGCCGCGGAGATCTTCCAGGCGATCGATTGATCCGTTGCCCTGCGTCGCCCTCGGGC
Proteins encoded:
- a CDS encoding antirestriction protein; amino-acid sequence: MSISEVPPQTASIVPDERRLEFLPTLFGRSLVMIGENAVYSLMERLSPLDYGGGFWDFYELEGKPLFLAPRSKTRLRITGEITGFQGEVSAEAAGIIATLFAFSHLSFQHQSEHLSEGYGRLYTYSADHPEAAEIFQAID